In Clarias gariepinus isolate MV-2021 ecotype Netherlands chromosome 1, CGAR_prim_01v2, whole genome shotgun sequence, one DNA window encodes the following:
- the ss18 gene encoding protein SSXT isoform X2, protein MSVAFAPHRQRGKGDITPAGIQKLLDENNQLIQCIMDFQSKGKTAECSHYQQMLHRNLVYLATIADSNQNMQSLLPAPPTQNMGMSGGMNQSGAPPQPPHGHTMPTDGPPSGPHMQNQMNGQMPGPNHMPMQGPGPNQPPSMPSGTMNMPPSSHGSMGAYNHAVPSSQGLSSQGQMNMSQGQPMGSYGPRPSMNLQPNQGPMMHQQPPSQQYNMPPGGGGQHYQGQQNPMGMMGQGNHVIGQRPMPPYRPPQQGPPQQYPGQEDYYGEQYSHGGQGAPEGNSQYSQQQEAYQQGPPQPQGYPAQQQYPAQQGYPGQQQGYGPSQGGPGQYPNYPQGQGQQYGAYRPPQPGPPQGQPQRSYGYDQGHMRK, encoded by the exons ATGTCGGTGGCTTTCGCGCCTCATAGACAACGCGGAAAGGGTGATATAACACCCGCGGGTATCCAGAAg CTACTGGATGAAAATAATCAGCTGATTCAGTGCATCATGGATTTCCAGAGCAAAGGGAAAACAGCAGAATGTTCACA TTACCAGCAGATGCTTCACAGAAATTTGGTCTACTTGGCCACGATAGCAGACTCCAACCAGAACATGCAGTCGCTCCTCCCGGCT CCCCCTACACAGAACATGGGCATGTCAGGAGGCATGAATCAGAGCGGTGCGCCCCCACAGCCCCCCCACGGCCACACCATGCCCACGGACGGCCCGCCCTCTGGCCCACACATGCAGAACCAGATGAACGGCCAGATGCCTG GACCAAACCACATGCCCATGCAGGGCCCAGGGCCCAACCAGCCTCCCAGCATGCCGAGCGGCACCATGAACATGCCTCCGAGCAGCCACGGCTCCATGGGCGCCTACAACCACGCCGTTCCCTCCTCCCAGGGCCTTAGCAGCCAGGGCCAGATGAACATGAGCCAGGGCCAGCCGATGGGCAGCTACGGTCCCAGACCCAGCATGAACCTGCAGCCCAACCAAG GTCCTATGATGCACCAGCAGCCTCCATCACAGCAGTACAACATGCCCCCTGGTGGCGGCGGGCAGCACTACCAGGGACAGCAGAACCCCATGGGCATGATGGGACAGGGCAACCATGTGATTGGACAGAGGCCCATGCCTCCTTACAGACCACCTCAGCAGG ggCCGCCGCAGCAGTACCCTGGCCAGGAGGATTACTACGGCGAACAGTACAGCCACGGGGGCCAGGGAGCACCTGAGG GAAACTCTCAGTACAGTCAGCAGCAGGAAGCCTATCAGCAAGGCCCCCCTCAGCCCCAGGGCTACCCCGCACAGCAGCAGTACCCCGCACAGCAGGGCTACCCGGGCCAGCAGCAAGGCTATG GGCCTTCTCAAGGTGGTCCTGGACAGTACCCTAATTACCCCCAAGGTCAAGGGCAGCAGTACGGAGCGTACAGACCACCTCAGCCTGGTCCTCCACAAGGCCAGCCGCAGCGCTCATACGGTTATGACCAG GGGCACATGAGGAAATAA
- the ss18 gene encoding protein SSXT isoform X1: MSVAFAPHRQRGKGDITPAGIQKLLDENNQLIQCIMDFQSKGKTAECSHYQQMLHRNLVYLATIADSNQNMQSLLPAPPTQNMGMSGGMNQSGAPPQPPHGHTMPTDGPPSGPHMQNQMNGQMPGPNHMPMQGPGPNQPPSMPSGTMNMPPSSHGSMGAYNHAVPSSQGLSSQGQMNMSQGQPMGSYGPRPSMNLQPNQGPMMHQQPPSQQYNMPPGGGGQHYQGQQNPMGMMGQGNHVIGQRPMPPYRPPQQGPPQQYPGQEDYYGEQYSHGGQGAPEGNSQYSQQQEAYQQGPPQPQGYPAQQQYPAQQGYPGQQQGYGPSQGGPGQYPNYPQGQGQQYGAYRPPQPGPPQGQPQRSYGYDQAQYGNYQQ, from the exons ATGTCGGTGGCTTTCGCGCCTCATAGACAACGCGGAAAGGGTGATATAACACCCGCGGGTATCCAGAAg CTACTGGATGAAAATAATCAGCTGATTCAGTGCATCATGGATTTCCAGAGCAAAGGGAAAACAGCAGAATGTTCACA TTACCAGCAGATGCTTCACAGAAATTTGGTCTACTTGGCCACGATAGCAGACTCCAACCAGAACATGCAGTCGCTCCTCCCGGCT CCCCCTACACAGAACATGGGCATGTCAGGAGGCATGAATCAGAGCGGTGCGCCCCCACAGCCCCCCCACGGCCACACCATGCCCACGGACGGCCCGCCCTCTGGCCCACACATGCAGAACCAGATGAACGGCCAGATGCCTG GACCAAACCACATGCCCATGCAGGGCCCAGGGCCCAACCAGCCTCCCAGCATGCCGAGCGGCACCATGAACATGCCTCCGAGCAGCCACGGCTCCATGGGCGCCTACAACCACGCCGTTCCCTCCTCCCAGGGCCTTAGCAGCCAGGGCCAGATGAACATGAGCCAGGGCCAGCCGATGGGCAGCTACGGTCCCAGACCCAGCATGAACCTGCAGCCCAACCAAG GTCCTATGATGCACCAGCAGCCTCCATCACAGCAGTACAACATGCCCCCTGGTGGCGGCGGGCAGCACTACCAGGGACAGCAGAACCCCATGGGCATGATGGGACAGGGCAACCATGTGATTGGACAGAGGCCCATGCCTCCTTACAGACCACCTCAGCAGG ggCCGCCGCAGCAGTACCCTGGCCAGGAGGATTACTACGGCGAACAGTACAGCCACGGGGGCCAGGGAGCACCTGAGG GAAACTCTCAGTACAGTCAGCAGCAGGAAGCCTATCAGCAAGGCCCCCCTCAGCCCCAGGGCTACCCCGCACAGCAGCAGTACCCCGCACAGCAGGGCTACCCGGGCCAGCAGCAAGGCTATG GGCCTTCTCAAGGTGGTCCTGGACAGTACCCTAATTACCCCCAAGGTCAAGGGCAGCAGTACGGAGCGTACAGACCACCTCAGCCTGGTCCTCCACAAGGCCAGCCGCAGCGCTCATACGGTTATGACCAG